The following are encoded in a window of Pieris napi chromosome 23, ilPieNapi1.2, whole genome shotgun sequence genomic DNA:
- the LOC125061454 gene encoding protein ALP1-like, with the protein MWTAEKFAVDFQGCVKMDVQKIITLTVLVYLLRKRKRKISRKRQFWVHPLLCERKTKGLYYTYFLDLKMYEKRFFNYMRMSTNTFNLLLDTIKPKITGTGNNYRKCIPAEEKLVITIRYLATGCSLSHISHEYRIGLPTVSEIVFDVCEAIWEILKPIVMPQLTRDKWIQTAEGFQKYAQFPNCIGAIDGKHIRVIKPQHSGSLYYNYKNYFSIVLLAICDVNYKFLYVDIGAYGKCSDSSIYKDSVFYHRLLNNDLDIPSNNPIKENGQSMPFVLVGDEAFSLSEHMMRPYAGRNLNNVKTNFNYRLSRARRYIECTFGILANKWQILHRPLNVKKEFAVVIIKALCVLHNFVRERDGYDFKDTLTVPEALLEIPACLPNRANRTSTEYRDIFANYFSTDGRLPWHNL; encoded by the exons ATGTGGACGGCCGAAAAATTTGCAGTCGACTTCCAAGGATGTGTCAAGATGGACGTGCAGAAGATAATCACGCTAACTGTGCTTGTGTATTTACTACGAAAACGAAAACGGAAGATTTCACGTAAAAGACAGTTTTGGGTGCATCCATTACTTTGCGAGAGAAAGACTAAAggattatattatacttattttttggatttaaaaatgtatgagaAGAGATTCTTTAATTACATGAGAATGTCAACGAATACTTTTAACCTGTTACTGGATacaataaaaccaaaaattaCTGGAACTGGTAACAACTATCGGAAATGCATTCCAGCAGAAGAAAAATTAGTAATAACAATAAG gtaTTTGGCTACTGGGTGTTCTTTATCTCATATAAGTCATGAATACCGTATAGGGCTTCCTACAGTATCGGAAATAGTATTTGATGTTTGTGAAGCAATATGGGAGATATTAAAACCAATTGTGATGCCACAATTGACCAGAGATAAGTGGATTCAAACGGCTGAAGGTTTTCAAAAATACGCCCAATTTCCTAATTGCATCGGAGCCATCGACGGCAAGCACATTAGAGTTATCAAACCACAACATTCGGGATCtctttattacaattacaagaattatttttcaatcgtGTTACTTGCAATATGtgatgtaaattataaatttctttacGTAGATATTGGAGCATACGGCAAATGCAGTGATTCGTCAATTTACAAAGACTCTGTATTTTATCATAGGCTTTTAAATAATGATCTCGATATTCCGAGCAATAACCCCATCAAAGAAAATGGCCAATCAATGCCGTTCGTTTTAGTGGGTGATGAGGCGTTTTCACTATCGGAACATATGATGCGACCGTATGCTGGGAGAAACTTGAATAATGTAAagactaattttaattatcgacTATCCCGTGCCCGCCGCTATATTGAATGTACATTTGGAATATTAGCCAATAAATGGCAGATTCTTCACCGACCCCTAAACGTCAAGAAAGAATTTGCAGTTGTGATTATAAAAGCTCTATGTGTGCTTCATAATTTTGTGCGAGAAAGAGACGGATATGATTTCAAGGACACGTTAACTGTACCAGAGGCTTTATTAGAAATACCTGCATGTTTACCTAATAGAGCAAATAGAACATCAACCGAATATCGAGATATATTCGCAAACTACTTCAGTACCGATGGTCGCTTGCCCTGGcacaatttgtaa
- the LOC125061465 gene encoding uncharacterized protein LOC125061465, with protein sequence MANFDTERFIIEVENRRGLWDLASNDYSNKDVKRQLWLEVVDIFGGESMEDKEKAELGITLQKRWKNLRDCFTRELRRLKDVKSGSAAKRKSQYTYFNQLLFLKSVLDTNATENSLEEASQENESARSSDLETQQSASKSLRTKRKKKIPNEESDTDPLISVLHKTIATTQNDSNCDRLFLLSLLERFQTIPAAMKTKAKMEIMEIIEKYQPNCTPTNRPSYSGYSTTNRISDDSNYSDTHTHYSDISQNSEMIDLFPNLND encoded by the exons ATGGCCAATTTCGACACGGAAAGGTTCATAATTGAAGTTGAAAATAGAAGAGGTTTATGGGATTTAGCATCAAATGATTACTCCAATAAAGATGTTAAGCGGCAGTTGTGGCTTGAAGTGGTCGATATATTTGGCGGTGAATCCATGGAAGATAAAGAAAAGGCAGAACTtg GCATTACTCTCCAAAAAAGATGGAAAAACCTTAGAGACTGTTTCACAAGAGAGCTGCGCCGTCTTAAAGATGTCAAAAGTGGTTCTGCTGCAAAACGTAAATCACAATACACCTATTTCAACCAATTACTGTTTTTGAAATCAGTGCTGGACACAAACGCAACAGAAAATAGTCTCGAAGAGGCAAGTCAAGAAAATGAAAGTGCAAGATCTTCTGATCTTGAGACTCAACAGTCTGCATCAAAGTCGCTTAGAACAAAaaggaagaaaaaaataccaaacGAAGAATCCGATACAGACCCTCTAATTTCAGTTCTGCATAAGACCATAGCGACTACACAGAATGATTCAAATTGTGACAGACTGTTTCTTTTATCCCTCCTCGAAAGATTTCAAACAATCCCTGCTGCAATGAAGACCAAAGCGAAAATGGAAATCATggaaattatagaaaaataccaaCCGAACTGTACACCTACAAATCGACCGAGTTATTCAGGTTATTCTACTACCAACAGGATATCAGATGATTCAAATTACAGCGATACTCATACTCATTATTCTGATATTTCTCAAAATTCAGAAATGATAGACCTATTTCCCAATTTGAATGATTAA